From a region of the Streptomyces sp. B21-083 genome:
- a CDS encoding class I SAM-dependent methyltransferase, whose protein sequence is MLAAQASPWYVHALQRTTAAPAEPLAVPARMEWTTRPGSGPGAEILGPDLRHKRLLELGCGPGHNAAHLATRYGAHVIGVDLVGLQVRRARSHYGRLNNLTFVAGHALHYLQATDEKFDAVYSVFVAIGLVGPELLLPAIAQRLKPGRTLAFSVPHPQRGGLRPATGDRPRRDYVTLPDRSRLPIARWDFDADRWERHLDCAGLWLASAQEFHDARHGGRWPTTLLITARKL, encoded by the coding sequence GTGCTCGCCGCCCAGGCTTCCCCCTGGTACGTCCACGCGTTGCAACGCACCACGGCTGCTCCCGCCGAGCCGCTGGCCGTGCCCGCCCGGATGGAATGGACCACCCGGCCCGGCAGCGGGCCCGGCGCCGAAATCCTCGGCCCGGACCTGCGCCACAAGCGACTGCTGGAACTCGGCTGCGGCCCCGGCCACAACGCGGCCCACCTCGCCACCCGCTACGGCGCCCATGTCATCGGCGTCGACCTCGTCGGCCTCCAGGTCCGCCGAGCCCGCTCGCACTACGGCCGGCTGAACAACCTCACCTTCGTCGCCGGCCACGCCCTGCACTACCTGCAAGCCACAGACGAGAAGTTCGACGCCGTCTACTCGGTCTTCGTCGCCATCGGGCTCGTAGGCCCCGAGCTTCTGCTCCCGGCGATCGCCCAGCGCCTCAAACCCGGTCGCACTCTCGCCTTCTCGGTCCCCCACCCCCAGCGTGGCGGCCTGCGCCCCGCCACCGGCGACCGGCCCCGCCGCGACTACGTCACCCTCCCCGACCGCAGCCGACTACCCATCGCCCGCTGGGACTTCGACGCCGACCGCTGGGAGAGACACCTCGACTGCGCCGGCCTCTGGCTCGCCTCGGCCCAGGAGTTCCACGACGCCCGCCACGGTGGCCGCTGGCCCACCACCCTGCTGATCACCGCGCGCAAGCTCTGA
- a CDS encoding transcriptional regulator produces MAWSAQDLADACEQLGHPIPRNVIANIESGRRASLPLVDVMVLAAALETYPVCLIFPVGYVDRTQELPFQNLVPTWDALRRFTGDEDMPLYDAGLIPDFEAHASLVRTALAALEEEERARFAAKTATNRAQQEEAERRRTKYADEAISAKYNLRYLRRDIRDEGATPPHLPPALGDVDPPEPRDPNTTPEERL; encoded by the coding sequence ATGGCGTGGAGCGCTCAGGACTTGGCCGACGCGTGCGAGCAACTCGGGCACCCCATCCCGCGCAACGTGATCGCCAACATAGAGTCCGGCCGCCGGGCCAGCCTTCCCCTGGTGGACGTCATGGTCCTGGCCGCCGCTCTGGAGACGTACCCGGTCTGTCTGATCTTCCCGGTCGGCTACGTCGACCGGACCCAGGAACTCCCCTTCCAGAACCTCGTGCCCACCTGGGATGCCCTACGGCGCTTCACCGGCGACGAGGACATGCCCTTGTACGACGCGGGCCTGATCCCCGACTTCGAAGCACACGCCAGCCTCGTACGGACCGCCCTGGCCGCCCTCGAAGAGGAAGAACGGGCACGGTTCGCAGCCAAGACGGCAACCAACCGCGCCCAGCAGGAAGAAGCCGAGCGCAGGCGGACCAAGTACGCCGACGAGGCCATCTCCGCCAAGTACAACCTCCGCTACCTCCGCCGCGACATCCGCGACGAAGGCGCCACCCCACCCCACCTGCCACCCGCCCTGGGCGACGTCGACCCACCCGAACCGCGAGACCCCAACACCACCCCGGAGGAACGCCTTTGA
- a CDS encoding aminoglycoside phosphotransferase family protein, whose translation MTANPSTELLDNLLTLAGQTTAVREEVRVWSMSGVERLTFPDGATAIFKYAKRPFDREDQALRLAHTLGVPVPVVHASAVLDGWLGMLLEDLGAPVREADDLDGAAAAVVLHGTRTAAALPVLDQERLRTLPSRALEHLGRLRKADRWQDADDVEDALDRIVQAAEPRSAGATVAPFGWVHSEFHPTSLHIGRHGWRLLDFARAFTGPGLLDLASWHGTLDTPDPVRLRVFLDTYVTEGGTPDALAERGGLPAEKWALGWHRTWAVEWFMEQSIRWVNDPATDPAYIKAVRRHLTDVLHLLEV comes from the coding sequence GTGACCGCGAACCCCAGCACCGAACTCCTCGACAACCTGCTCACCCTGGCCGGCCAGACCACCGCCGTTCGCGAGGAAGTGCGCGTGTGGTCCATGTCCGGCGTCGAGCGCCTGACCTTCCCCGACGGCGCCACCGCCATCTTCAAGTATGCCAAGAGGCCCTTCGACAGGGAGGACCAGGCCCTCCGGCTGGCTCACACCCTCGGTGTCCCGGTGCCTGTCGTTCACGCCTCCGCAGTGCTGGACGGCTGGCTCGGGATGCTGCTGGAAGACCTCGGCGCCCCCGTTCGCGAGGCCGACGACCTCGACGGCGCTGCCGCAGCCGTTGTCCTGCATGGCACCCGCACGGCTGCCGCCCTGCCCGTCCTGGACCAGGAACGGTTGCGCACCCTGCCGAGCCGAGCCCTGGAGCACCTCGGCCGACTCCGCAAGGCCGACCGGTGGCAGGATGCGGACGACGTCGAGGACGCCCTCGACCGGATTGTTCAAGCCGCCGAGCCCCGCTCGGCCGGTGCGACGGTGGCTCCGTTCGGCTGGGTGCACTCCGAGTTCCACCCAACCAGCCTCCACATCGGCCGGCACGGCTGGCGGCTGCTGGACTTCGCCCGCGCCTTCACCGGCCCCGGCCTCCTCGACCTGGCCAGCTGGCACGGCACGCTCGACACCCCCGATCCCGTACGCCTGCGAGTCTTCCTGGACACCTACGTCACCGAAGGCGGCACCCCCGACGCCCTCGCCGAACGAGGCGGCCTGCCCGCCGAGAAGTGGGCACTGGGCTGGCACCGCACGTGGGCCGTCGAGTGGTTCATGGAGCAGTCCATCCGCTGGGTCAACGATCCGGCCACCGACCCCGCCTACATCAAGGCCGTACGCCGTCACCTCACCGATGTCCTCCACCTCCTGGAGGTCTAG
- a CDS encoding HAD domain-containing protein: MRTPYLLLDVDGVLIPFPDAEGASPASHNRHEVVPADRSVDDPVTIWLNPVHGPLLMQVIRTGLVIPVWCTSWRHDATTLIGPLLGLSPLPNVDLPCPQITTSHPNGYLWKRDHVDTWLGDAPVIWIDDDFTALDHGWAAERTARGQATALVQPDPHVGLLAEHLVEVLVWAALLPVVQTDVPAVPHEAEAA; the protein is encoded by the coding sequence ATGCGCACGCCCTACCTGCTCCTCGACGTCGACGGCGTCCTCATACCTTTCCCGGACGCCGAAGGGGCCAGTCCGGCAAGCCACAACCGGCACGAGGTCGTGCCTGCTGATCGGAGCGTTGACGACCCGGTCACCATCTGGCTCAACCCTGTGCATGGCCCCTTGCTCATGCAGGTGATCCGGACCGGCCTGGTCATCCCCGTCTGGTGCACCAGCTGGCGCCACGACGCCACCACTCTGATCGGCCCGCTCCTCGGCCTCTCACCCCTGCCGAACGTCGACCTCCCATGCCCCCAGATCACCACCAGCCACCCCAACGGGTATCTGTGGAAACGCGATCACGTCGACACCTGGCTCGGCGACGCGCCAGTCATCTGGATCGACGACGACTTCACCGCGCTCGACCACGGATGGGCCGCAGAGCGCACCGCCCGCGGCCAAGCGACCGCGCTTGTCCAGCCTGATCCCCACGTCGGTCTGCTGGCCGAGCACTTGGTCGAGGTCCTGGTGTGGGCCGCGCTGTTGCCCGTTGTACAAACCGATGTCCCAGCCGTTCCGCATGAAGCCGAAGCCGCATAG